One genomic segment of Actinoplanes ianthinogenes includes these proteins:
- a CDS encoding enoyl-CoA hydratase-related protein has protein sequence MRILLLVSAFNGLSQRIWCALRDAGHQVGLVIAGNDEQMADEVHAADPELILCPFLKHRVPAAIWQHRRTVILHPGPVGDRGPSSLDWAITEGARTWGVTALQAVEELDAGPIWATRTFPVPAAPPRKSALYAGPVADAALECALEVVAKAADPAFTPVPAENAPTLAPGAGPRPLMRQSDRAFDWSESTDTILRRIRAADGAPGVLTEVGGLPAYVYDAHRGVARSSRPGALLSRRQGAVLVATGDGSLWLGHLRTRETGIKVPATTALAERLRGVPNSPLAAEQEPEAAHTYRQIRYRRTGAVGWLHFDFYNGAMAPGHCRRLLAGLRHAAAQDTRVLVLRGGTEAFSNGIHLNVIEVAPDPAGAAWANIRAINEVCREIITCTRQVVVAAYAGNAGAGGVMLGLGADVVAARDGIVLNPYYDIGLYGSELHTFTLPRRVGADRAQRLVDEKLPVSTAQAVRIGLVDEVGPRHPEAYAQWLALLAERHADPRTARKRRAAKARRLAAERVPLEVYETRELAEMSRDIFGDRSGFAAARRAFVTKAGTGGTPRKLLLAGNTGPVIGARPRPGNAGPGDRRVPVTVRPAVPVTA, from the coding sequence GTGCGGATCCTGCTGCTCGTCAGCGCGTTCAACGGCTTGAGCCAGCGGATCTGGTGCGCGCTGCGCGACGCCGGGCACCAGGTCGGCCTGGTGATCGCCGGGAACGACGAGCAGATGGCCGACGAGGTGCACGCCGCCGACCCGGAGCTGATCCTCTGCCCGTTCCTCAAGCACCGGGTGCCGGCCGCGATCTGGCAGCACCGGCGCACGGTGATCCTGCACCCCGGCCCGGTCGGCGACCGCGGGCCGTCCTCGCTGGACTGGGCGATCACCGAGGGCGCGCGGACCTGGGGCGTCACCGCGTTGCAGGCGGTCGAGGAGCTGGACGCCGGGCCGATCTGGGCGACCCGGACCTTCCCGGTGCCGGCCGCCCCGCCGCGCAAGTCCGCGCTCTACGCCGGCCCGGTCGCGGACGCGGCGCTGGAGTGCGCCCTCGAAGTGGTGGCCAAGGCCGCCGACCCGGCGTTCACGCCGGTTCCGGCGGAGAACGCGCCGACCCTGGCGCCCGGCGCGGGGCCCCGGCCGCTGATGCGGCAGTCCGACCGGGCCTTCGACTGGAGCGAGTCGACCGACACGATCCTGCGGCGGATCCGCGCCGCGGACGGCGCGCCGGGGGTGCTGACCGAGGTGGGCGGGCTGCCGGCGTACGTCTACGACGCGCACCGCGGCGTGGCCCGGAGCAGCCGGCCCGGCGCGCTGCTGAGCCGCCGCCAGGGCGCGGTGCTGGTGGCGACCGGGGACGGCAGCCTGTGGCTCGGTCACCTGCGTACCCGGGAGACCGGGATCAAGGTGCCGGCCACCACGGCGCTGGCCGAGCGGCTGCGCGGGGTGCCCAACTCGCCGCTCGCGGCGGAGCAGGAGCCGGAGGCGGCGCACACGTACCGGCAGATCCGCTACCGCCGCACCGGCGCGGTCGGCTGGCTGCACTTCGACTTCTACAACGGCGCGATGGCGCCCGGGCACTGCCGCCGCCTGCTGGCCGGGCTGCGGCACGCGGCCGCGCAGGACACCCGGGTGCTGGTGCTGCGCGGCGGGACCGAGGCGTTCAGCAACGGCATCCACCTCAACGTGATCGAGGTGGCACCGGACCCGGCCGGCGCCGCGTGGGCGAACATCCGGGCGATCAACGAGGTGTGCCGGGAGATCATCACCTGCACCCGGCAGGTGGTGGTGGCCGCCTACGCGGGCAACGCCGGGGCCGGCGGGGTGATGCTCGGGCTGGGCGCCGACGTGGTCGCGGCCCGGGACGGGATCGTCCTGAACCCGTACTACGACATCGGGCTGTACGGCTCCGAGCTGCACACCTTCACCCTGCCGCGGCGGGTCGGCGCAGATCGCGCCCAGCGGCTGGTCGACGAGAAGCTGCCGGTGAGCACCGCCCAGGCGGTCCGGATCGGCCTGGTCGACGAGGTCGGGCCGCGGCACCCGGAGGCGTACGCGCAGTGGCTCGCTCTGCTGGCCGAGCGGCACGCGGACCCGCGGACCGCACGGAAGCGACGGGCCGCGAAGGCGCGGCGGCTCGCGGCCGAGCGGGTGCCGCTGGAGGTGTACGAGACCCGCGAACTCGCCGAGATGAGCCGGGACATCTTCGGGGACCGGTCCGGTTTCGCGGCGGCCCGGCGCGCGTTCGTCACCAAGGCCGGGACCGGGGGGACGCCGCGCAAGCTGCTCCTGGCCGGGAACACCGGACCGGTGATCGGCGCGCGACCGCGTCCGGGCAACGCCGGGCCGGGCGACCGGCGGGTCCCCGTGACGGTGCGTCCCGCGGTCCCGGTGACCGCCTGA
- the mfd gene encoding transcription-repair coupling factor: MQLAGLLPAALRDRGLARARDLARKGFVDSDALDLTAPVSLRPFVVATVAGPGDVGGAQRPVLAVTATSREADDLADALGCLLEPGRVAVYPSWETLPHERLSPRSDTVGKRLAVLRRLAHPGEQPLQVVVAPVRSLLQPQLKGLGDLEPVELVTGREAGLEDVARRLSDMAYARVDLVTKRGEFAVRGGILDVFPPTDEHPSRVEFWGDEVEEIRTFAVADQRTIEQVERLWAPPCRELLLTPAVRERAAALGARHPELAEILDKLAEGIPVEGMESLAPALLDGTDSMELLIDCMPAGTHVLLCDPERIRTRAHDLTRTSDEFLEASWAAAAVGGEAPIDVGAVAFRSLADVRAHAATLHQPWWTLSPFGLATADSEQPLPWEDAPSVEVSPDSGDAVALAAQPVPLYHGDTARLAGDLSQWSAAGWAIALVFEGKGTAQRATELLRDAGLGVTPADSISTPIQDGQLLVTCGGLNHGFVDEASRLAVITGNDISGGRGASTKDMRKMPARRRNTIDPLELKMGDFVVHEQHGIGRYIELVQRTVNGADREYLVIEYAASKRGQPGDRLYVPTDQLDQLSRYVGGEQPTLHKMGGADWQKSKARAKKAVKEIAAQLIQLYAARQASKGHSFGPDTPWQRELEDAFPYTETPDQLAAIHEVKHDMELQTPMDRLICGDVGYGKTEIAVRAAFKAVQDGKQVAVLVPTTLLAQQHFNTFTERMSQFPVQIKQLSRFQTPKEAALTLEQAGDGTADIVIGTHRLLSKSTRFKNLGLIIVDEEQRFGVEHKEQLKALRASVDVLTMSATPIPRTLEMAITGIREMSTIATPPEERHPVLTYVGAYDDKQVAAAIHRELLRDGQVFYLHNRVESIDRAARKLRELVPEARVAVAHGQMSEEQLEKVMVGFWEKEFDVLVCTTIVESGIDIPNANTLILERADLLGLAQLHQIRGRVGRGRERAYAYFLYPRDKPLTEHAHERLATIAQHTELGAGMYVAMKDLEIRGAGNLLGGEQSGHIEGVGFDLYVRMVGEAVSAFKGERPEEEPEVKIDLPVDAHLPTDYIAVERLRLEMYRKLAEARDNVRLEEVIAEMTDRYGEPPAPVVNLIAVARFRQLARAYGLTDVSMQGKHLRFAPLDLPDSKQLRLKRYHPDSVYKAANEQVSVPRPSTRRVGGEPLRDQELLQWCAQLLKDVLGDAPVPARV; the protein is encoded by the coding sequence ATGCAACTCGCCGGTCTGCTCCCGGCCGCCCTGCGCGACCGCGGCCTCGCCCGAGCCCGTGATCTGGCCCGCAAGGGCTTCGTCGACTCGGACGCGCTGGACCTGACCGCGCCGGTCTCGCTGCGCCCGTTCGTGGTGGCCACGGTGGCCGGTCCGGGCGACGTCGGCGGCGCCCAGCGCCCGGTGCTCGCGGTCACCGCCACCTCCCGCGAGGCGGACGACCTGGCCGACGCGCTCGGCTGCCTGCTCGAGCCGGGCCGGGTCGCGGTCTACCCGTCCTGGGAGACGCTGCCGCACGAGCGGTTGTCGCCGCGCTCGGACACCGTCGGCAAGCGGCTGGCCGTGCTGCGCCGGCTGGCCCACCCGGGCGAGCAGCCCTTGCAGGTCGTCGTGGCGCCGGTCCGGTCGCTGCTCCAGCCGCAGCTCAAGGGTCTCGGCGACCTGGAGCCGGTGGAGCTGGTCACCGGCCGCGAGGCGGGGCTGGAGGACGTCGCGCGCCGACTGTCCGACATGGCCTACGCCCGGGTCGACCTGGTCACCAAGCGCGGCGAGTTCGCGGTCCGCGGCGGCATCCTGGACGTCTTCCCGCCCACCGACGAGCATCCGTCCCGAGTGGAGTTCTGGGGCGACGAGGTGGAGGAGATCCGCACCTTCGCGGTCGCCGACCAGCGGACGATCGAGCAGGTGGAGCGCCTCTGGGCACCGCCCTGCCGGGAGCTGCTGCTCACGCCCGCGGTGCGGGAGCGGGCCGCGGCGCTCGGCGCGCGGCACCCCGAGCTGGCCGAGATCCTCGACAAGCTGGCCGAGGGCATCCCGGTCGAGGGGATGGAGTCGCTGGCCCCGGCCCTGCTGGACGGCACAGACAGCATGGAGTTGCTGATCGACTGCATGCCGGCCGGGACGCACGTGCTGCTCTGCGACCCGGAGCGGATCCGGACCCGGGCGCACGACCTCACCCGGACCTCCGACGAGTTCCTGGAGGCGTCCTGGGCGGCGGCCGCCGTCGGTGGCGAGGCGCCGATCGACGTCGGCGCGGTCGCCTTCCGCAGCCTGGCGGATGTGCGCGCGCACGCGGCGACCCTGCATCAGCCCTGGTGGACCCTGTCGCCGTTCGGGCTGGCCACGGCCGACTCGGAGCAGCCGCTGCCGTGGGAGGACGCGCCTTCCGTGGAGGTCTCGCCGGACTCCGGTGACGCGGTCGCCCTGGCCGCTCAGCCCGTTCCGCTCTATCACGGCGACACGGCTCGCCTGGCCGGCGATCTGTCCCAATGGTCCGCCGCGGGGTGGGCGATCGCGCTGGTCTTCGAGGGCAAGGGCACCGCGCAGCGGGCCACCGAGCTGCTCCGCGACGCCGGTCTCGGGGTCACCCCGGCCGACTCGATCAGCACGCCGATCCAGGACGGCCAGCTGCTGGTCACCTGCGGCGGGCTGAACCACGGCTTCGTCGACGAGGCGTCCCGGCTCGCGGTGATCACCGGCAACGACATCTCCGGCGGCCGCGGCGCGTCCACGAAGGACATGCGCAAGATGCCGGCCCGCCGGCGCAACACGATCGACCCGCTCGAGCTCAAGATGGGCGACTTCGTCGTGCACGAGCAGCACGGCATCGGCCGCTACATCGAGCTGGTGCAGCGCACCGTCAACGGCGCCGACCGGGAGTACCTGGTGATCGAGTACGCCGCGTCCAAGCGCGGCCAGCCCGGCGACCGGCTCTACGTGCCCACCGACCAGCTCGACCAGCTGTCCCGCTACGTCGGCGGCGAGCAGCCCACGCTGCACAAGATGGGCGGCGCCGACTGGCAGAAGAGCAAGGCCCGGGCGAAGAAGGCGGTCAAGGAGATCGCCGCCCAGCTCATCCAGCTGTACGCGGCCCGCCAGGCCTCCAAGGGCCACTCCTTCGGGCCGGACACGCCGTGGCAGCGCGAGCTGGAGGACGCCTTCCCCTACACCGAGACCCCGGACCAGCTGGCCGCCATCCACGAGGTCAAGCACGACATGGAGCTGCAGACCCCGATGGACCGGCTGATCTGCGGCGACGTCGGGTACGGCAAGACCGAGATCGCGGTGCGCGCGGCGTTCAAGGCGGTGCAGGACGGCAAGCAGGTGGCCGTGCTGGTGCCCACCACGCTGCTCGCCCAGCAGCACTTCAACACGTTCACCGAGCGGATGAGCCAGTTCCCGGTGCAGATCAAGCAGCTGTCCCGGTTCCAGACGCCGAAAGAGGCCGCGCTCACCCTGGAGCAGGCCGGCGACGGCACCGCCGACATCGTGATCGGCACGCACCGGCTGCTCTCCAAGTCGACCCGGTTCAAGAACCTCGGCCTGATCATCGTGGACGAGGAGCAGCGGTTCGGCGTCGAGCACAAGGAGCAGCTCAAGGCGCTGCGCGCGTCGGTGGACGTGCTGACCATGTCGGCCACCCCGATCCCGCGGACCCTGGAGATGGCGATCACCGGCATCCGGGAGATGTCCACCATCGCGACCCCGCCGGAGGAACGGCACCCCGTGCTGACCTACGTCGGGGCGTACGACGACAAGCAGGTCGCCGCCGCCATCCACCGCGAGCTGCTCCGCGACGGCCAGGTGTTCTACCTGCACAACCGGGTCGAGTCGATCGACCGGGCGGCGCGCAAGCTGCGCGAGCTGGTGCCCGAGGCGCGGGTCGCGGTGGCGCACGGCCAGATGAGCGAGGAGCAGCTGGAGAAGGTGATGGTCGGCTTCTGGGAGAAGGAGTTCGACGTCCTGGTCTGCACCACGATCGTCGAGTCCGGCATCGACATCCCGAACGCCAACACGCTGATCCTGGAGCGCGCCGACCTGCTCGGCCTGGCCCAGCTGCACCAGATCCGCGGCCGGGTCGGCCGGGGCCGGGAGCGGGCGTACGCGTACTTCCTCTACCCCCGGGACAAACCGCTCACCGAGCACGCGCACGAGCGGCTGGCCACCATCGCCCAGCACACCGAGCTCGGCGCCGGGATGTACGTGGCGATGAAGGACCTGGAGATCCGCGGCGCCGGCAACCTGCTCGGCGGCGAGCAGTCCGGCCACATCGAGGGCGTCGGCTTCGACCTGTACGTGCGGATGGTCGGCGAGGCGGTCAGCGCGTTCAAGGGCGAGCGCCCCGAGGAGGAGCCCGAGGTCAAGATCGACCTGCCGGTCGACGCGCACCTGCCCACCGACTACATCGCGGTCGAGCGGCTACGCCTGGAGATGTACCGGAAACTCGCCGAGGCCCGGGACAACGTCCGGCTGGAGGAGGTCATCGCCGAGATGACCGACCGGTACGGCGAGCCGCCCGCCCCGGTGGTGAACCTGATCGCGGTGGCCCGGTTCCGCCAGCTGGCCCGGGCGTACGGGCTGACCGACGTCTCGATGCAGGGCAAGCATCTGCGGTTCGCCCCGCTCGACCTGCCCGACTCCAAGCAGCTGAGGCTCAAGCGGTACCACCCGGACTCGGTCTACAAGGCGGCGAACGAGCAGGTCAGCGTCCCGCGGCCGAGCACCCGGCGGGTCGGCGGCGAGCCGCTGCGCGACCAGGAGCTGCTCCAGTGGTGCGCCCAGCTGCTCAAGGACGTGCTCGGCGACGCGCCCGTCCCGGCCCGCGTGTGA
- a CDS encoding nucleoside triphosphate pyrophosphohydrolase: MSTRIVLLVTSPRLPAGLLTAEAWDTVRSGPVFAAADSEQAVALRAAGVPVTVLDTDAQGLLDAIGAAPLAVWLAGPHGDQPFARQLGLRLAREPGLAELELMYGSWDPPGARLLDAVAVMDRLLSPGGDPWKRAQSHRTLAPYLLEESYEAYDAIERGDLDELREELGDVLLQIVLHARLAEELPDGRAWNVDDVAGTLVEKMVRRNPHVFAGQRVEDIEEITANWERIKREEKARESVLDGVALSQPALALAAKVLQRAGRGGVEVPLPADDDLGPALLRLVAEARAAGRDPEAELRRATLAYAEAVRAAEIVGPAE, encoded by the coding sequence TTGAGCACCCGGATCGTCCTGCTGGTCACCTCGCCGCGCCTGCCGGCGGGGTTGCTCACCGCGGAGGCGTGGGACACCGTGCGCTCCGGCCCGGTGTTCGCCGCGGCCGACTCCGAGCAGGCGGTGGCGCTGCGGGCGGCCGGCGTGCCGGTCACCGTGCTGGACACCGACGCGCAGGGGCTGCTCGACGCGATCGGCGCCGCCCCGCTCGCGGTCTGGCTGGCCGGTCCGCACGGCGACCAGCCGTTCGCCCGCCAGCTCGGCCTGCGCCTGGCCCGCGAGCCCGGCCTGGCCGAGCTGGAGCTGATGTACGGCTCCTGGGACCCGCCCGGCGCCCGGCTGCTGGACGCGGTCGCGGTGATGGACCGGCTGCTCTCGCCCGGCGGCGACCCGTGGAAACGGGCGCAGAGCCATCGCACCCTCGCGCCCTACCTGCTGGAGGAGAGCTACGAGGCGTACGACGCGATCGAGCGCGGCGACCTGGACGAGCTCCGCGAGGAGCTGGGCGACGTGCTGCTCCAGATCGTGCTGCACGCCCGGCTCGCCGAGGAGCTGCCGGACGGGCGGGCGTGGAACGTCGACGACGTCGCCGGGACCCTGGTGGAGAAGATGGTGCGGCGCAACCCGCACGTCTTCGCGGGACAGCGGGTCGAGGACATCGAGGAGATCACCGCCAACTGGGAGCGGATCAAGCGCGAGGAGAAGGCGCGGGAGTCCGTCCTGGACGGGGTGGCGCTGAGCCAGCCGGCCCTGGCGCTGGCAGCCAAGGTCCTGCAACGGGCCGGCCGGGGCGGGGTGGAGGTGCCGCTGCCGGCCGATGACGACCTCGGTCCGGCGCTGTTGCGGCTGGTCGCCGAGGCGCGTGCGGCGGGCCGGGATCCGGAGGCCGAATTGCGGCGGGCCACTTTGGCGTACGCCGAAGCCGTGCGTGCGGCGGAAATTGTCGGACCCGCCGAGTAG
- a CDS encoding DUF885 domain-containing protein: MPEFVPLADRIADALLESDPVTALYAGDHRFDDRLPDHSAGAVQARVAMLRDAADALSGIDADALDPEEQVDHAILTAQVERGLFELTDVREHEWNPLEHNPGPLLHGLLSRPFAPAAERLESLRGRLAALPDALATARSVLRGVPRVHAETAAGQFAGTAGLIRDEVPVLLAQEPGLRETVQPAADAALAALGEFDGWLRGRLESGEPGRDPRLGRRLWEARLWHTLDTELSAAEVLARAQANLDRVGGELRTLAAELVGGPADDATVRRALDTIAERHPDNDTIVGLAKLTMDEATAFVREHDVVSLVDDPCVIEEMPEFARGVAVAYCDPPGPLETADVPTFYCISPAPSSWPAERVRSFYREYNHEMIRNLTVHEAMPGHFLQLAHARRFRGSSKVRALGWSGPFVEGWAVYTEELMAGLGFGGPAVKLQQLKMQLRMSLNAIIDQLVHCDGLAEAEAMALMTERGFQEEGEAAGKWRRALLTSTQLSTYFVGYTEVSALAAARPFGATPKAWHDAMLAHGSPPPRHLRALLGV, encoded by the coding sequence ATGCCCGAGTTTGTGCCGCTCGCCGACCGCATCGCCGACGCTCTGCTGGAGAGCGACCCCGTGACGGCTCTCTACGCAGGCGATCATCGCTTCGACGATCGCCTGCCCGACCATTCCGCCGGCGCGGTGCAGGCCCGGGTCGCCATGCTGCGCGACGCGGCCGACGCGCTCAGCGGGATCGACGCCGACGCGCTCGACCCCGAGGAGCAGGTCGACCACGCCATCCTCACCGCCCAGGTGGAGCGCGGGCTGTTCGAGCTCACCGACGTCCGCGAGCACGAGTGGAACCCGTTGGAGCACAACCCCGGCCCGCTGCTGCACGGCCTGCTGTCCCGGCCGTTCGCGCCGGCCGCCGAGCGGCTGGAGAGCCTGCGCGGCCGGCTCGCCGCGCTGCCCGACGCGCTGGCCACCGCCCGGTCGGTGTTGCGCGGCGTGCCACGGGTGCACGCCGAGACGGCGGCCGGCCAGTTCGCCGGCACCGCGGGGCTGATCCGCGACGAGGTGCCGGTGCTGCTCGCCCAGGAGCCCGGGCTGCGCGAGACGGTCCAGCCGGCCGCCGACGCCGCGCTGGCGGCGCTCGGTGAGTTCGACGGCTGGCTGCGCGGCCGGCTGGAGAGCGGCGAGCCCGGCCGCGACCCCCGGCTCGGCCGCCGCCTGTGGGAGGCGCGGCTCTGGCACACCCTGGACACCGAGCTCTCGGCGGCCGAGGTGCTCGCCCGCGCCCAGGCCAATCTCGACCGGGTCGGTGGCGAGCTGCGCACCCTCGCCGCCGAGCTGGTGGGCGGCCCGGCCGACGACGCGACCGTGCGCCGGGCGCTGGACACCATCGCCGAGCGGCATCCGGACAACGACACGATCGTCGGCCTGGCCAAGCTGACGATGGACGAGGCGACCGCGTTCGTCCGGGAGCACGACGTGGTGTCGCTGGTGGACGACCCGTGCGTGATCGAGGAGATGCCGGAGTTCGCCCGCGGCGTCGCGGTGGCCTATTGCGATCCGCCCGGCCCGCTGGAGACCGCCGACGTGCCGACGTTCTACTGCATCTCCCCGGCCCCGTCGAGCTGGCCCGCCGAGCGCGTCCGCAGCTTCTACCGGGAGTACAACCACGAGATGATCCGGAATCTCACCGTGCACGAGGCGATGCCCGGGCACTTCCTCCAGCTGGCGCACGCCCGGCGGTTCCGGGGGAGCAGCAAGGTGCGGGCGCTCGGCTGGTCCGGCCCGTTCGTCGAGGGGTGGGCGGTCTACACCGAGGAGCTGATGGCCGGCCTCGGCTTCGGCGGCCCGGCGGTGAAACTCCAGCAGCTCAAGATGCAGCTCCGGATGAGTCTGAACGCGATCATCGACCAGCTGGTGCACTGCGACGGGCTGGCCGAGGCCGAGGCGATGGCGCTGATGACCGAGCGCGGTTTCCAGGAGGAGGGCGAGGCGGCCGGCAAGTGGCGGCGGGCCCTGCTGACCTCGACGCAGCTCTCCACCTACTTCGTCGGCTACACGGAGGTGTCCGCGCTCGCCGCGGCCCGGCCCTTCGGCGCGACGCCGAAAGCCTGGCACGACGCGATGCTGGCGCACGGCTCCCCGCCGCCCCGCCACCTCCGGGCGCTGCTCGGCGTCTGA
- the eno gene encoding phosphopyruvate hydratase yields MATIEAIVAREILDSRGNPTVEVEVGLDDGTVGRAAVPSGASTGAFEALELRDGDKGRYLGKGVEKAVANIEDKIADELIGYEASEQRLIDQKMLDLDGTDTKSELGANAILGVSLAVAKAAALSAELPLFRYVGGPNAAVLPVPMMNIVNGGAHADSNVDVQEFMIAPIGAPTFREALRTGAEVYHALKSVLKKKGLSTGLGDEGGFAPNLPANAAALDLIAEAVQAAGFSLGSDIVLAMDVAATEFYSDGAYVFEGSPKSTDEMIAYYAKLAADYPIVSIEDPLAEDDWAGWSSLTEQLGNKIQIVGDDLFVTNPQRIARGIAEAAGNAVLVKVNQIGSLTETLDAVDLAHRAGFKTMMSHRSGETEDTTIADLAVAVGSGQIKTGAPARSDRVAKYNQLLRIEEQLESAARYAGAGAFPRYRVA; encoded by the coding sequence ATGGCCACCATTGAAGCGATCGTCGCCCGCGAGATCCTGGATTCCCGGGGCAACCCGACCGTCGAGGTCGAGGTCGGTCTGGACGACGGCACGGTCGGCCGCGCGGCGGTCCCGTCCGGCGCCTCCACCGGCGCGTTCGAGGCGCTCGAGCTGCGCGACGGCGACAAGGGCCGTTACCTCGGCAAGGGCGTGGAGAAGGCCGTCGCCAACATCGAGGACAAGATCGCCGACGAGCTGATCGGTTACGAGGCGAGCGAGCAGCGCCTGATCGACCAGAAGATGCTCGACCTGGACGGCACCGACACCAAGTCGGAGCTGGGCGCCAACGCGATCCTGGGCGTCTCCCTCGCGGTCGCCAAGGCCGCCGCGCTCTCCGCCGAGCTCCCGCTGTTCCGTTACGTCGGTGGCCCGAACGCCGCCGTCCTGCCGGTCCCGATGATGAACATCGTCAACGGTGGCGCCCACGCCGACTCGAACGTCGACGTGCAGGAGTTCATGATCGCCCCGATCGGTGCCCCGACCTTCCGCGAGGCCCTGCGCACCGGCGCCGAGGTCTACCACGCGCTCAAGTCGGTGCTGAAGAAGAAGGGCCTCTCCACCGGCCTGGGCGACGAGGGTGGCTTCGCGCCGAACCTGCCGGCCAACGCCGCCGCGCTGGACCTGATCGCCGAGGCCGTCCAGGCCGCCGGCTTCTCCCTGGGCAGCGACATCGTGCTGGCCATGGACGTCGCCGCGACCGAGTTCTACTCCGACGGGGCGTACGTCTTCGAGGGCTCGCCGAAGTCGACCGACGAGATGATCGCCTACTACGCGAAGCTCGCCGCCGACTACCCGATCGTCTCCATCGAGGACCCGCTGGCCGAGGACGACTGGGCCGGCTGGAGCTCGCTCACCGAGCAGCTCGGCAACAAGATCCAGATCGTCGGCGACGACCTGTTCGTCACCAACCCGCAGCGCATCGCGCGCGGCATCGCCGAGGCAGCCGGCAACGCGGTCCTGGTCAAGGTGAACCAGATCGGCTCGCTGACCGAGACCCTGGACGCCGTGGACCTGGCCCACCGGGCCGGCTTCAAGACGATGATGTCGCACCGCTCCGGTGAGACCGAGGACACCACGATCGCCGACCTGGCCGTCGCGGTCGGCTCGGGCCAGATCAAGACCGGCGCCCCGGCCCGCTCGGACCGCGTCGCCAAGTACAACCAGCTCCTGCGCATCGAGGAGCAGCTGGAGAGCGCCGCCCGGTACGCCGGTGCGGGCGCGTTCCCGCGTTACCGGGTCGCGTAA
- a CDS encoding FtsB family cell division protein codes for MTQRRMPSGQGPSRRTGGASGRPGTSRTRATGPIRTEARPTVRVPSRTARPAGSRRTSQSGGPAAKRTAAPRPRSLTSRATVLLAIFVVLALAYTYPLRVYLQQEAQIAEMEQAQSAQAAKIAETRKELAKWRDDDYIRIQAREQNFFVRPGETPLRVYSDPDAAARESDQKSPAAAPDRWYDTLWHSVQAANAEPSN; via the coding sequence ATGACGCAGCGGCGCATGCCGAGCGGTCAGGGCCCGTCCCGCCGCACGGGTGGCGCGAGCGGCCGTCCCGGCACGTCCCGGACCCGGGCGACCGGTCCGATCCGGACCGAGGCCCGCCCGACCGTCCGGGTCCCGTCGCGCACCGCCCGGCCGGCCGGCTCCCGGCGCACGTCGCAGTCCGGCGGCCCGGCCGCCAAGCGCACCGCCGCGCCCCGCCCACGCTCGCTGACCAGCCGCGCCACCGTGCTTCTCGCGATCTTCGTGGTCCTCGCTCTGGCCTACACCTACCCGCTGCGGGTCTATTTGCAGCAGGAGGCGCAGATCGCGGAGATGGAGCAAGCGCAGTCCGCCCAAGCGGCCAAGATCGCCGAGACCCGCAAGGAACTGGCGAAATGGCGAGACGACGACTACATCCGGATCCAGGCCCGGGAGCAGAACTTCTTCGTGCGCCCCGGTGAGACGCCGCTGCGGGTCTATTCCGACCCGGACGCCGCGGCCCGTGAGTCCGATCAGAAATCCCCGGCGGCCGCTCCCGACCGCTGGTACGACACGCTGTGGCACAGCGTCCAAGCCGCCAACGCGGAGCCCTCGAACTGA
- a CDS encoding DUF501 domain-containing protein: MEAPTPADLDIVAAQLGRRPRGTRAIAHRCPCGNPDVVETSPRLDDGTPFPTMYYLTCPHATAACSRLESAGVMRDMQERLSTDPELAAHYARAHQDYLDRRQAIDDVPEIHDISAGGMPDRVKCLHVHLGHALAAGRGVNPFGDEVRDAVEPWWAEGPCVKRDEC; the protein is encoded by the coding sequence ATGGAAGCACCGACCCCCGCCGACCTCGACATCGTGGCGGCCCAGCTCGGCCGCCGCCCCCGCGGCACCCGGGCGATCGCGCACCGCTGCCCGTGCGGCAACCCGGACGTGGTGGAGACCTCGCCCCGGCTGGACGACGGCACGCCGTTCCCGACCATGTATTACCTGACCTGCCCGCACGCCACCGCCGCCTGCTCCCGGCTGGAGTCGGCCGGCGTGATGCGCGACATGCAGGAGCGGCTGAGCACCGACCCGGAGCTGGCCGCGCACTACGCCCGGGCGCACCAGGACTACCTGGACCGCCGCCAGGCGATCGACGACGTGCCGGAGATCCACGACATCTCGGCCGGCGGCATGCCGGACCGGGTGAAGTGCCTGCACGTGCACCTCGGGCACGCGCTCGCGGCCGGCCGCGGGGTGAACCCGTTCGGCGACGAGGTGCGCGACGCCGTCGAGCCGTGGTGGGCCGAGGGCCCCTGCGTCAAGCGCGACGAATGCTGA
- a CDS encoding amino-acid N-acetyltransferase produces the protein MLIRRARTGDVKAIRALVDTYTTDRRLLSKATVTLYESVQEFWVAADEDGTVTGCGALHVMWEDLAEIRTVAVHPDKRGHKIGHKIVAALLDQARELGVRRVFCLTFETGFFGSFGFTEIDGAPVPHAVYEQLLRSYDEGVAEFLDLERVKPNTLGNKRMLLHL, from the coding sequence ATGCTGATCCGCCGCGCCCGGACCGGGGACGTCAAGGCGATCCGTGCCCTGGTCGACACGTACACCACGGACCGGCGGCTGCTCAGCAAGGCGACGGTCACCCTCTACGAGTCGGTCCAGGAGTTCTGGGTGGCGGCCGACGAGGACGGCACGGTCACCGGCTGCGGTGCCCTGCACGTGATGTGGGAGGACCTGGCCGAGATTCGCACCGTCGCGGTGCACCCGGACAAGCGCGGTCACAAGATCGGCCACAAGATCGTCGCGGCGCTTCTCGACCAGGCGCGCGAGTTGGGCGTACGCCGAGTCTTCTGCCTCACCTTCGAGACCGGGTTCTTCGGCTCCTTCGGGTTCACCGAGATCGACGGGGCGCCGGTGCCGCACGCCGTCTACGAGCAGCTGCTGCGCTCCTACGACGAGGGCGTCGCCGAGTTCCTGGACCTGGAGCGGGTCAAGCCGAACACGCTGGGGAACAAGCGAATGCTGCTGCACCTATGA